In Notolabrus celidotus isolate fNotCel1 chromosome 22, fNotCel1.pri, whole genome shotgun sequence, one genomic interval encodes:
- the LOC117806182 gene encoding transmembrane protein 151B isoform X2, whose protein sequence is MMLRERSRRKRRRRRRKTHRLRVMSWRRDSHWRCLLLSLLMYGCLGVVFWCQVTRVTKISFNPALTSSFTASFTSSLRGATGLGVGGHSMIYHDSPCSDGYIYIPLAFLLMLYVLYLAECWHCRARSELQVKADVDSVYERVLRMQQAQPCIWWKAISYHFVRRTRQVTRYRNGDSYTTTQVYHERVNTHVAEGEFDYSQCGMKDVSRELKGLEEHSATRLRFTKCFSFTEAGPENDYLNQRARFFSEIEGLDDYMEAREGMQLKNVEFRENLIAYVDPERMPWYTSDVAFWLAALLMLSWPLRVLVEYRTAYVHYRIEKLFGLEYNPSSSSPLDEDRTSRNTGCVIPRVDTLDSTEMEWHIRCNRQMIPSYSEAMLINMSSADSNSLQDTENTSSSNCFLLNSSAQSYGALQSQDDPERRSEPSRLRGGRMRTITSSSCSSIFSCRGALFHSHLSSDTSRFSLCRMYGSHRTVALWRSRSSNLTEPCCVDEQCCRSDSSQLALSDSPPTYRDARFFPVLIVHRSEGRGSEDGRGVRRYYIRRGSSCVETAL, encoded by the exons ATGATGCTgagggagaggagcaggaggaagaggaggaggaggaggaggaagactcaCCGGCTGAGAGTGATGTCCTGGAGGAG GGACTCTCATTGGCGCTgcctcctgctctctctgctcatGTACGGCTGCCTGGGCGTGGTGTTCTGGTGCCAGGTGACGCGTGTCACCAAGATCAGCTTCAACCCGGCCCTCACCTCCTCCTTCACggcctccttcacctcctccctGCGTGGGGCCACGGGACTGGGCGTGGGAGGACACTCGATGATCTACCACGACAGCCCCTGCTCTGACGGCTACATCTACATCCCTCTGGCCTTCCTGCTCATGCTCTACGTGCTTTATCTGGCCGAGTGCTGGCACTGCAGAGCCCGGAGCGAACTGCAGGTCAAAGCGGATGTAGACAGCGTTTACGAGCGAGTTCTGCGGATGCAACAGGCCCAACCTTGTATTTGGTGGAAGGCAATCAGCTACCACTTCGTACGAAGGACTCGACAGGTCACCCGATATCGCAACGGGGATTCCTACACCACCACTCAGGTGTATCATGAACGTGTGAACACTCATGTGGCTGAAGGAGAGTTTGACTACAGCCAATGCGGGATGAAAGATGTATCACGAGAACTCAAAGGTTTGGAGGAACATTCGGCGACTCGACTACGCTTTACCAAATGTTTCAGCTTCACAGAGGCCGGTCCGGAAAACGATTACCTCAACCAGAGAGCCAGGTTCTTCTCCGAGATCGAGGGATTGGACGATTACATGGAGGCCAGGGAGGGAATGCAGCTAAAGAACGTTGAGTTCAGAGAAAACCTGATCGCCTACGTGGATCCAGAGAGGATGCCTTGGTACACTTCCGATGTTGCCTTCTGGCTGGCGGCTCTCCTGATGCTGTCCTGGCCTCTGAGGGTGCTGGTAGAGTACCGCACTGCTTATGTGCACTACCGCATAGAGAAACTGTTCGGTTTAGAGTACAACCCGagcagctcctctcctctcgaTGAAGACAGGACTTCGAGGAACACAGGGTGTGTGATCCCGAGAGTAGACACTCTGGACAGCACTGAGATGGAGTGGCACATTCGCTGTAATCGCCAGATGATTCCCAGCTACTCTGAGGCCATGCTGATCAACATGAGCTCAGCAGATTCAAACTCCTTACAGGACACAGAAAACACCTCCTCCTCAAACTGCTTCCTCCTGAACTCCTCTGCTCAGAGCTACGGCGCCCTCCAAAGCCAGGACGACCCCGAGAGACGCAGCGAGCCCAGCAGACTACGAGGAGGCAGGATGAGGACAATCACCAGCTCTAGCTGCTCCTCCATCTTCTCTTGCCGTGGAGCACTCTTCCACTCCCACCTCTCCTCTGACACGTCACGTTTCTCCCTGTGCCGCATGTACGGCTCGCATCGCACCGTGGCTCTGTGGAGGAGCCGCAGCAGCAACCTGACCGAGCCCTGCTGCGTTGACGAGCAGTGCTGCAGGTCAGACTCAAGCCAGCTGGCACTCAGCGACAGTCCGCCGACCTACAGGGATGCTCGATTCTTCCCGGTTCTTATCGTGCATCGGTCTGAGGGCCGTGGGAGCGAGGACGGGAGGGGAGTAAGGCGGTATTACATACGGAGGGGTTCATCCTGTGTGGAGACTGCTCTTTGA
- the lrr1 gene encoding leucine-rich repeat protein 1 has translation MKLQCDVEVVSRMLATFGMKNRGKGTRAVISIGKHLDKTSQRSNIYMMICTAKDRTGSKYKLKDNIEKFFTWFVEEGKATVRLKEPAVDICLSKADSNSLKNFLSAARLADRGSDTSSLPLSTLTPVRARDVEQPKKKLTIVSKKDYPLTSNFPYSLEQLQVSYCKLSRVDMRMLSLKALRKLDLSNNHIKKLPATIGDLGCLSELVLHNNHLEAFSEALCLSTLQRTLQLLDLSQNRLRSLPAQFCQLRELVNLKLDDNELVCLPFHIGRLSRLRFLSAAHNQLAVLPADFRKLSLENLDLFGNPFVQPNPLDHTMKLTFPVSLQELASRAVGNLRIPYGPHLIPAHLCRDLEVAKTCDCSRVCISFYIKTAVSMNLHQVSHTVVLVDDMGGTDAPVQQHFCSLSCYSQFLDNSLQRGIR, from the exons ATGAAGCTGCAGTGTGATGTGGAGGTGGTGAGTCGGATGCTCGCCACGTTTGGGATGAAAAATCGAGGGAAAGGGACGAGGGCTGTGATCTCCATCGGGAAGCATTTGGACAAGACGAGTCAACGCAGCAACATTTACATGATGATCTGCACAGCTAAGGACAGAACAGGCTCTAAATATAAG CTCAAAGACAACATAGAGAAGTTCTTCACTTGGTTTGTGGAGGAAGGCAAAGCCACCGTGCGATTAAAGGAACCTGCTGTTGACATCTGTTTGAGCAAG GCTGATTCAAACAGCTTAAAGAACTTCCTCTCCGCCGCCCGCTTGGCCGACAGAGGAAGCGACACGAGCAGCCTCCCGCTCTCCACCCTCACTCCTGTCCGCGCCCGAGACGTCGAGCAGCCCAAGAAGAAGCTCACCATCGTCTCCAAGAAGGACTACCCGCTCACCTCCAACTTCCCGTACTCCCTGGAGCAGCTGCAGGTCTCTTACTGCAAACTGTCACGGGTGGATATGCGGATGCTCTCGCTGAAAG ctctccgtAAGCTCGACCTCAGCAACAACCACATCAAGAAACTCCCCGCCACCATCGGCGACCTGGGCTGCCTCTCCGAGCTCGTACTCCACAACAACCACCTGGAGGCCTTCAGCGAGGCCCTCTGCCTGTCCACTCTGCAGCGCACCCTCCAGCTCCTGGACCTCAGCCAGAACCGCCTCCGGTCCCTCCCTGCACAGTTCTGCCAGCTGAGAGAGCTAGTGAACCTCAAACTGGATGACAATGAACTCGTTTGTTTGCCGTTCCACATTGGAAGACTCTCGAGGTTGAGGTTCCTGTCAGCAGCTCACAACCAGCTGGCCGTGCTGCCGGCTGACTTCCGTAAATTGAGTTTGGAGAACCTGGACCTGTTTGGGAATCCGTTCGTACAGCCGAACCCTCTGGACCACACCATGAAACTCACATTCCCTGTTTCACTTCAGGAGCTGGCTTCTAGAGCTGTCGGCAACCTCAG GATACCATACGGGCCTCACCTCATCCCCGCCCATTTGTGCCGGGACCTCGAAGTAGCCAAGACCTGCGACTGCAGCCGCGTCTGCATCAGCTTCTACATCAAGACGGCGGTCAGCATGAACCTTCACCAGGTCTCTCACACGGTGGTCCTCGTGGATGACATGGGGGGCACGGACGCTCCGGTGCAGCAGCACTTCTGCTCCCTTTCCTGTTACTCTCAGTTTTTAGACAACTCTCTTCAGAGAGGAAtcagatga
- the dnaaf2 gene encoding protein kintoun: protein MESGDKLKELNMTVDEIDRMTKALKDEKFREMLQDYAEELSDPANKKRYEEEISLLEQERGNTIEFIHPEPFRSIRTSVNGKQKCFINICSNDKVSKPECKSGVSEGGRRGQNWSLPHSLHPGREDTDTKGKKIMIYDVVFHPDTLHIARKDRRFMDMVESTAIEGIQKMFNVTLDKKNVREMSTKYKGTPQTCVIRNPIPGHKIKEVSEKLDPLAFPYPAEKQTSEQTGSQNKDTMRAKVFQIQPQKTKEPTKPNYSVKYRSVIDLQDFRCSRDSAQSPRPKEIVVTIDVPLLKAVADASLEVTETNLLLESKKPAYRLDLPLAYPVDEDKGEAKFSKQRGQLTVTLPVLPSREASDFVLGLLKSSVSNEELQERESKVEEEREIKRSDDDEEETVKEESAIKGERGEERIMEAEKSEDEENLQPGRTLSEDGCDGAAVNKCVDASPETENKPVLVSAEQSRSKVNKEEVNLKTPDIREETETTEETQERNKKMETDAALLQHSSSEDPQTAAAAVTSMPATHEPHKSSKVDASQAISFSSEELSTGSVETLDEDDLPKEGFLQKPEPRNSKATPALLREIDKDGNEKVISDHSTAAGFTFENTLMFELD from the exons ATGGAGTCTGGGGATAAACTGAAAGAGCTAAACATGACAGTGGATGAAATCGACAGGATGACAAAAGCTCTCAAAGATGAAAAATTCAGAGAAATGCTGCAAGACTACGCCGAAGAATTATCAGACCCTGCGAATAAGAAAAGGTATGAAGAGGAGATCTCACTgctggagcaggagagaggaaacaccATTGAGTTCATCCACCCAGAGCCATTCAGATCCATCAGGACGAGTGTGAACGGCAAGCAGAAGTGTTTCATTAACATCTGCAGCAATGACAAAGTGAGCAAACCTGAGTGTAAATCTGGGGTGTCAGAGGGGGGGCGCAGAGGACAGAACTGGTCTCTGCCTCACAGCCTGCACCCAGGGAGGGAAGACACTGATACAAAGGGGAAAAAGATCATGATCTATGATGTGGTTTTCCACCCTGACACTCTCCATATAGCAAGAAAAGACAGGAGATTCATGGACATGGTGGAAAGCACAGCCATTGAGGGAATCCAGAAAATGTTTAATGTGACtctggataaaaaaaatgtgagggAGATGAGTACAAAATACAAGGGTACACCGCAGACGTGTGTCATCAGAAACCCAATACCTGGGCATAAAATCAAAGAGGTTTCAGAGAAGCTGGATCCTCTAGCTTTCCCGTACccagctgaaaaacaaacatctgagcAAACAGGATCACAAAACAAAGATACTATGAGAGCTAAAGTCTTCCAGATCCAGCCTCAGAAAACCAAAGAACCAACAAAGCCAAACTACTCAGTAAAATACAGATCTGTTATAGACCTGCAGGACTTCAGGTGTTCTAGAGACTCTGCCCAAAGCCCAAGGCCCAAGGAGATAGTGGTTACCATTGATGTCCCACTTCTGAAAGCAGTCGCAGACGCCAGCCTTGAGGTAACAGAAACAAatctgctgctggagtccaagAAACCCGCCTACAGACTGGATCTACCTCTAGCCTACCCTGTGGATGAAGACAAGGGAGAGGCCAAGTTCAGCAagcagagaggacagctgaCTGTCACACTGCCGGTTCTGCCTTCTCGTGAAGCTTCTGACTTTGTTCTAGGGCTGCTGAAGAGTAGTGTTAGCAATGAAGAGCTGCAGGAGAGGGAAAgcaaggtggaggaggagagggagatcaagagaagtgatgatgatgaggaggagacaGTAAAGGAGGAAAGTGCCAttaagggagagagaggagaggagaggattatGGAAGCTGAGAAAAGTGAAGATGAGGAAAATCTACAGCCAGGAAGGACGCTGAGTGAAGATGGATGTGACGGAGCAGCTGTGAACAAATGCGTTGATGCTTCtcctgaaacagaaaacaagccTGTTTTAGTCTCTGCTGAACAATCAAGGAGCAAAGTCAACAAGGAAGAAGTAAATCTGAAGACTCCAGACATCAGAGAGGAAACTGAAACGACAGAGGAGACTCAAGAAAGGAACAAAAAG atGGAAACAGATGCTGCATTATTACAGCACAGCTCCAGTGAGGACCcccagactgctgctgctgctgtgacttcAATGCCTGCAACACATGAGCCTCATAAATCGAGCAAAGTTGATGCAAGCCAAGCGATCTCCTTCTCCTCTGAGGAGCTCTCCACAGGCTCGGTTGAGACATTAGACGAAGACGATCTGCCAAAAGAGGGATTCTTACAAAAACCAGAGCCCAGGAACAGCAAAGCAACGCCTGCGTTATTGAGGGAAATCGACAAGGATGGAAATGAGAAGGTCATCAGCGATCATTCAACAGCGGCTGGGTTCACTTTTGAAAACACCCTGATGTTTGAGCTGGACTGA
- the klf11b gene encoding Krueppel-like factor 11b, with translation MPTRKFADMDSNGTEYMDHYGSYVKRRRHDSDQTVCNVTSGLEYTDLEAAEALVCMSSWGQGHIISSNRPNPCKPRPLTPASDSCDSLSPPELPEPPKDFVSLSSLCMTPPHSPSFVEHSTSSSMASQHGGSGLHQPVLAPIAEKTPSLPPQPQPCRAMATSVIRHTADSNPCQHRIPVAPNPEKTRDTVTAVTLCQQRLQQQQHITKTEINTPPSPAALLTPVLKTEQQTSPLKFTLDNVSITTPPFKPQPQHSPRTSPAPPTTLTPPSVTSPQIFCQMFPVSSQSGIISAFIPSAVQTSTGIRTTTTPILPQPTSANASPVHQSLIVGSAVAQGTVMLVLPQSSVSQAPHCSQTVMTLGNTKLLPLAPAPVYVPAGPSSGTTATKMDFSRRRNYVCNFPGCRKTYFKSSHLKAHLRTHTGEKPFSCSWDGCDKRFARSDELSRHRRTHTGEKKFVCPVCDRRFMRSDHLTKHARRHMTTKKIPSWQADVRSLNKMAAGKLPSSKPGLATLSMLVPAGSQ, from the exons ATGCCAACGCGGAAATTTGCAGACATGGACTCAAACGGG aCTGAGTACATGGATCATTACGGGTCCTATGTAAAGAGGAGGAGGCATGACAGCGATCAGACTGTCTGTAATGTAACATCTGGCCTGGAGTACACAGACCTGGAAGCAGCTGAAGCGCTGGTGTGTATGAGTTCTTGGGGTCAGGGTCACATTATCAGCAGCAACAGGCCAAACCCCTGCAAGCCCCGACCCCTCACCCCGGCCTCTGATTCCTGCGACTCCCTCTCACCACCAGAACTGCCAGAGCCTCCAAAGGACTTTGTGTCCCTTTCTTCTCTG TGCATGACCCCGCCTCACAGCCCCAGCTTTGTGGAGCATTCAACATCCAGCTCGATGGCCTCTCAACACGGTGGCTCCGGGCTGCATCAACCTGTCCTGGCACCCATTGCTGAGAagactccctctctcccccctcaaCCCCAGCCCTGCAGAGCGATGGCGACCAGCGTCATCCGCCACACGGCAGACAGCAACCCCTGCCAACACCGCATTCCAGTGGCCCCCAACCCAGAGAAAACAAGAGACACAGTAACGGCTGTGACGCTCTGCCAGCAgcgactgcagcagcagcagcacatcacAAAGACTGAGATCAACACACCTCCATCTCCTGCTGCTCTTCTTACCCCTgtcttaaaaacagagcagcaaaCCAGCCCCTTAAAATTCACTTTGGACAATGTCTCCATCACCACTCCGCCTTTCAAACCCCAACCACAACACAGCCCACGCACTTCGCCTGCTCCACCCACAACCCTGACCCCGCCTTCAGTCaccagccctcagatcttctgCCAAATGTTCCCTGTCAGCAGCCAATCAGGTATCATTTCAGCTTTCATCCCCAGTGCGGTTCAGACATCCACAGGGATTCGAACCACCACCACACCCATCCTCCCACAGCCCACCTCAGCCAATGCCTCCCCTGTTCATCAGTCCCTCATCGTGGGCTCGGCGGTCGCTCAGGGCACCGTGATGCTGGTTCTCCCACAATCCTCCGTCTCTCAGGCCCCTCACTGCTCGCAGACTGTCATGACGCTGGGCAACACCAAGCTGTTACCTCTGGCCCCGGCCCCCGTCTACGTGCCGGCAGGTCCCAGCAGCGGTACTACAGCAACAAAGATGGACTTTTCCCGCAGGAGGAACTATGTGTGCAACTTCCCTGGCTGCAGGAAGACTTACTTCAAGAGCTCACACCTCAAGGCTCACTtaagaacacacacag GTGAGAAGCCTTTCAGCTGCAGCTGGGACGGCTGCGATAAGAGGTTCGCCCGCTCGGACGAGCTCTCCCGTCACCGGCGAACTCACACCGGCGAGAAGAAGTTTGTGTGTCCGGTGTGCGACCGGCGGTTCATGCGCAGTGATCACCTCACCAAACACGCCCGGCGCCACATGACCACGAAGAAAATTCCCTCCTGGCAGGCGGATGTTCGGAGCCTGAACAAAATGGCTGCTGGCAAACTACCTTCCTCCAAACCTGGCCTAGCAACACTAAGCATGCTGGTGCCTGCAGGCTCACAGTAG
- the LOC117806182 gene encoding transmembrane protein 151B isoform X1, with amino-acid sequence MLPSDLDSAAEDTAASAANDAEGEEQEEEEEEEEEDSPAESDVLEEQRPVKQSLGACVYRDSHWRCLLLSLLMYGCLGVVFWCQVTRVTKISFNPALTSSFTASFTSSLRGATGLGVGGHSMIYHDSPCSDGYIYIPLAFLLMLYVLYLAECWHCRARSELQVKADVDSVYERVLRMQQAQPCIWWKAISYHFVRRTRQVTRYRNGDSYTTTQVYHERVNTHVAEGEFDYSQCGMKDVSRELKGLEEHSATRLRFTKCFSFTEAGPENDYLNQRARFFSEIEGLDDYMEAREGMQLKNVEFRENLIAYVDPERMPWYTSDVAFWLAALLMLSWPLRVLVEYRTAYVHYRIEKLFGLEYNPSSSSPLDEDRTSRNTGCVIPRVDTLDSTEMEWHIRCNRQMIPSYSEAMLINMSSADSNSLQDTENTSSSNCFLLNSSAQSYGALQSQDDPERRSEPSRLRGGRMRTITSSSCSSIFSCRGALFHSHLSSDTSRFSLCRMYGSHRTVALWRSRSSNLTEPCCVDEQCCRSDSSQLALSDSPPTYRDARFFPVLIVHRSEGRGSEDGRGVRRYYIRRGSSCVETAL; translated from the exons ATGCTGCCTTCAGATCTGGACTCTgcagcggaggacacagcggcCAGCGCTGCCAATGATGCTgagggagaggagcaggaggaagaggaggaggaggaggaggaagactcaCCGGCTGAGAGTGATGTCCTGGAGGAG cagcGTCCAGTGAAACAGTCTCTGGGTGCTTGTGTCTACAGGGACTCTCATTGGCGCTgcctcctgctctctctgctcatGTACGGCTGCCTGGGCGTGGTGTTCTGGTGCCAGGTGACGCGTGTCACCAAGATCAGCTTCAACCCGGCCCTCACCTCCTCCTTCACggcctccttcacctcctccctGCGTGGGGCCACGGGACTGGGCGTGGGAGGACACTCGATGATCTACCACGACAGCCCCTGCTCTGACGGCTACATCTACATCCCTCTGGCCTTCCTGCTCATGCTCTACGTGCTTTATCTGGCCGAGTGCTGGCACTGCAGAGCCCGGAGCGAACTGCAGGTCAAAGCGGATGTAGACAGCGTTTACGAGCGAGTTCTGCGGATGCAACAGGCCCAACCTTGTATTTGGTGGAAGGCAATCAGCTACCACTTCGTACGAAGGACTCGACAGGTCACCCGATATCGCAACGGGGATTCCTACACCACCACTCAGGTGTATCATGAACGTGTGAACACTCATGTGGCTGAAGGAGAGTTTGACTACAGCCAATGCGGGATGAAAGATGTATCACGAGAACTCAAAGGTTTGGAGGAACATTCGGCGACTCGACTACGCTTTACCAAATGTTTCAGCTTCACAGAGGCCGGTCCGGAAAACGATTACCTCAACCAGAGAGCCAGGTTCTTCTCCGAGATCGAGGGATTGGACGATTACATGGAGGCCAGGGAGGGAATGCAGCTAAAGAACGTTGAGTTCAGAGAAAACCTGATCGCCTACGTGGATCCAGAGAGGATGCCTTGGTACACTTCCGATGTTGCCTTCTGGCTGGCGGCTCTCCTGATGCTGTCCTGGCCTCTGAGGGTGCTGGTAGAGTACCGCACTGCTTATGTGCACTACCGCATAGAGAAACTGTTCGGTTTAGAGTACAACCCGagcagctcctctcctctcgaTGAAGACAGGACTTCGAGGAACACAGGGTGTGTGATCCCGAGAGTAGACACTCTGGACAGCACTGAGATGGAGTGGCACATTCGCTGTAATCGCCAGATGATTCCCAGCTACTCTGAGGCCATGCTGATCAACATGAGCTCAGCAGATTCAAACTCCTTACAGGACACAGAAAACACCTCCTCCTCAAACTGCTTCCTCCTGAACTCCTCTGCTCAGAGCTACGGCGCCCTCCAAAGCCAGGACGACCCCGAGAGACGCAGCGAGCCCAGCAGACTACGAGGAGGCAGGATGAGGACAATCACCAGCTCTAGCTGCTCCTCCATCTTCTCTTGCCGTGGAGCACTCTTCCACTCCCACCTCTCCTCTGACACGTCACGTTTCTCCCTGTGCCGCATGTACGGCTCGCATCGCACCGTGGCTCTGTGGAGGAGCCGCAGCAGCAACCTGACCGAGCCCTGCTGCGTTGACGAGCAGTGCTGCAGGTCAGACTCAAGCCAGCTGGCACTCAGCGACAGTCCGCCGACCTACAGGGATGCTCGATTCTTCCCGGTTCTTATCGTGCATCGGTCTGAGGGCCGTGGGAGCGAGGACGGGAGGGGAGTAAGGCGGTATTACATACGGAGGGGTTCATCCTGTGTGGAGACTGCTCTTTGA